The Hypomesus transpacificus isolate Combined female chromosome 2, fHypTra1, whole genome shotgun sequence genome window below encodes:
- the LOC124479970 gene encoding PR domain zinc finger protein 2-like, which translates to MEDSPKLYISEFGEDENVEEQQEEEEEEEEDDDDYEEEDIEDKDSDSNASCQRPEAKLCGDLNEGIEPVPEGMQEDSDHDADVEFRDSFPCQHCERHFTSRQGLERHLHIHALANHQTHTFKCKYCSKSFGSKVGRRRHERRHENARTRPGSLIKPVGSVCFPLQTDAASVAAGSCTSGLAEGDPKSLSDERGESQGGHACKYCKKVFSTHTNMRRHQRRIHERHLRLKGKSLLPSQATPLKLSATSSQKDPKLVCETNPAAVMVNEGEQEQHYMLDISSNISENLSFYIDGKIVSTSTVSTCEVLEVNAGTALVSLDAVILNPAQIGQVLNVEAATGKEIPGQPLMKRRTATPPLLPQIKTELESESVLTSSSSSIMSSLIESLLPHNTESTVLQKEKTVFLSPKLKQLLQSQDGLRPTLALITDGQNLCSPLSLTVLPAGSGRFKRRTGSPPNTPQQSPTLNVENTVPDQGDSAALIEPQSKSHCSSPALDMSSNDDNASCPPVEEPMTTCVLHDGWPSMSGGNSCNQQPLDLSAAVRRSEDEASGEAVLDLSLQRKSPDNLETEGNVTLQPPAKKRKPDASMLAKVLRNEYANLDISGVEQGVDLCENSEAPLVTDIAIVTTSDISAATEGLVFGLALPAATLNPTPSSNPVSIHPSSCTFALTASSTHTVLPTAPSLFTVLAPPTCTSTSGVVTPKISSEPFVICTDKTFNSDVQCNLSTGLPDWASANAASLVTISQPIDPALSLHSQMFLTDPNINQMALTAPILHSTIGSEVPCPPALTLNDSLVNSFNITSNTVLIECTIALDAPENMVPNDITVQESLREPPAPVEMVINHVEQQQIVSMPHQDTAEPAYLVSSKAESVTLSTTATVKPDFPPDGETNETPVSDVKEEITQKEEKTEESIDESKNAIETTTETAPPTSNETAEEANDTKPVETFTKNFMCNVCDKLFHSMKELGHHVSEHSDTWPYKCEFCVQLFDNPSALLEHRSSLHGVGKIYICSLCTKEFAYLCNLKHHQEELHQGHQCTHTEEEKGKLRPQNYNSSVKVNPETIPLKPPTESDRIVTKDEEELDEASEELFTTIKIMASDGLKVKGPDVRLGINQHYPSYKPPPFPYHNRSPAGSMASATNFTTHNIPQTFSTAIRCTKCGKSFDNMPELHKHILSCANASDKRRYTPKKNPIPLRHFAKAQNGVLSSTNATNGQNAPQMASQTNRPKSNQEAPPKQKLSALNKRKKQLVQRAITRRSKSDVSSNKVSSVQVEEEQEIFACPHCSREFTYRRSRTKHMAVCPMKPKEAKKRKDGGVSFTKENNGHLRRGAAKEEEEKQAPQQNTRAHSSNLAKRAAIAPEQAVLANKKSRTISKGSIQPQQEAPKLTALSVVRPVNSQSQDSREQQGVKDVPNSVTVNTKPAPAQTRQEVSPQADTPGTEGVSTQEKVGSE; encoded by the coding sequence ATGGAGGACTCTCCCAAATTATACATTTCAGAGTTTGGGGAGGACGAAAATgtagaggagcagcaggaggaggaagaggaggaggaagaggatgatgacGACTACGAGGAAGAGGATATTGAGGATAAGGACTCAGATTCAAACGCGTCCTGCCAAAGACCTGAGGCCAAACTGTGTGGAGACCTGAATGAGGGTATAGAACCAGTCCCCGAGGGGATGCAAGAGGATTCCGACCATGACGCTGACGTCGAATTCCGTGACTCATTCCCCTGCCAGCACTGCGAGAGACATTTCACCAGTAGGCAAGGCTTGGAACGTCACTTACACATCCACGCTTTGGCCAACCACCAGAcgcatacatttaaatgtaaatactgCAGCAAGTCTTTTGGCTCAAAGGTTGGTCGAAGGAGACATGAAAGGAGGCATGAAAATGCGAGGACCAGGCCTGGCTCGTTGATAAAGCCTGTGGGCTCTGTGTGTTTTCCGTTACAGACTGATGCTGCCTCTGTGGCAGCTGGCTCCTGTACCTCAGGTTTGGCAGAGGGAGATCCTAAATCTCTCAGTGATGAGCGTGGAGAATCACAGGGCGGTCATGCCTGCAAGTACTGCAAAAAGGTTTtcagcacgcacacaaacatgcgaCGACATCAGCGCAGAATTCACGAGCGACACCTCAGGCTCAAAGGAAAGTCCCTGCTGCCGTCGCAGGCAACACCGCTGAAACTGTCGGCCACTTCGTCTCAGAAGGACCCCAAGCTTGTCTGCGAGACAAACCCAGCTGCAGTGATGGTGAACGAGGGGGAGCAAGAGCAGCATTACATGCTCGACATCTCCAGTAACATCTCGGAGAACCTCAGCTTTTATATCGACGGGAAAATAGTGTCGACCAGCACTGTCAGCACTTGTGAAGTACTGGAAGTCAACGCTGGAACTGCCCTGGTTAGCCTGGATGCAGTGATTCTTAATCCTGCCCAGATTGGCCAGGTTCTGAATGTGGAGGCTGCCACAGGGAAAGAAATCCCCGGTCAGCCCTTGATGAAAAGGAGAACTGCAACACCGCCTCTGCTACCACAAATAAAAACCGAACTGGAATCAGAGTCGGTACTtacatcctcttcctcatctaTAATGTCCTCACTGATAGAAAGTCTTCTTCCTCATAATACAGAGTCTACTGTTCTCCAGAAGGAGAAAACTGTTTTCCTGTCGCCTAAACTAAAACAGCTCTTACAGAGTCAAGATGGCCTCAGGCCTACTCTTGCCCTAATTACCGATGGCCAAAATCTATGTTCACCACTCTCCCTCACCGTCTTGCCAGCAGGATCCGGGAGGTTTAAAAGGAGAACTGGATCTCCTCCAAACACACCACAACAAAGCCCGACGCTAAACGTTGAAAACACAGTACCCGACCAAGGAGATTCAGCTGCGCTCATTGAACCGCAGTCGAAAAGTCACTGTAGTTCACCCGCACTCGACATGTCGAGTAATGATGACAACGCTTCCTGTCCGCCTGTGGAGGAGCCAATGACAACTTGCGTCCTGCATGATGGCTGGCCTTCGATGAGCGGGGGTAATTCCTGCAACCAGCAACCTCTggatctctctgctgctgtcagAAGAAGCGAAGACGAGGCGTCCGGGGAAGCGGTGTTAGATTTAAGTTTGCAAAGAAAGAGCCCTGACAATTTAGAAACAGAGGGAAATGTTACACTTCAGCCCCCCGCCAAAAAGAGGAAGCCTGACGCCAGCATGTTGGCAAAGGTCCTGAGAAATGAGTACGCAAACCTAGATATTAGCGGCGTAGAGCAAGGAGTGGATTTGTGCGAAAATTCCGAGGCACCTTTAGTCACAGACATTGCTATAGTAACCACCTCTGACATATCAGCTGCTACTGAAGGACTTGTGTTTGGATTGGCCCTTCCCGCTGCTACACTCAATCCAACACCTTCCTCTAATCCTGTCTCCATCCACCCTTCATCATGTACTTTTGCACTTACTGCTTCTTCTACACATACAGTACTCCCAACTGCTCCCTCACTGTTTACAGTTTTAGCACCACCCACTTGTACTTCAACCTCTGGTGTTGTGACCCCGAAAATATCCTCAGAACCTTTTGTCATCTGCACTGACAAAACGTTTAACTCAGATGTGCAGTGTAATTTGAGCACTGGCTTGCCAGATTGGGCTTCTGCCAATGCTGCAAGCCTGGTTACCATCTCCCAGCCTATTGACCCAGCACTTAGTCTACACAGTCAAATGTTTCTCACCGATCCGAACATTAATCAAATGGCACTCACCGCACCGATTCTTCACTCAACCATCGGGTCTGAAGTTCCTTGTCCACCAGCTTTGACTCTTAACGATTCTCTTGTCAACTCCTTTAACATTACAAGCAACACTGTTTTAATCGAATGTACCATAGCCCTAGATGCCCCAGAGAATATGGTCCCCAATGACATAACGGTACAGGAAAGCCTTAGGGAACCCCCAGCACCGGTTGAGATGGTCATAAATCACGTTGAGCAACAACAGATTGTTTCCATGCCTCATCAAGACACTGCTGAACCTGCTTATCTAGTATCCTCCAAAGCGGAATCTGTCACTCTTTCAACCACAGCTACGGTCAAACCTGATTTTCCTCCTGATGGAGAAACAAACGAAACCCCTGTCTCAGACGTAAAAGAGGAAATAACCCAAAAAGAGGAAAAAACGGAAGAATCGATAGATGAATCTAAGAACGCCATCGAAACGACAACTGAAACAGCCCCACCCACCTCCAATGAAACGGCAGAAGAAGCAAATGACACCAAGCCAGTGGAGACTTTCACAAAGAACTTCATGTGCAACGTTTGCGACAAGCTTTTTCATTCAATGAAGGAGCTGGGTCATCACGTAAGTGAGCATTCTGACACGTGGCCGTACAAATGCGAGTTTTGTGTGCAGCTGTTCGACAATCCCTCTGCTTTGCTCGAGCACCGCTCGTCCCTCCACGGCGTCGGCAAGAtctacatttgcagtttgtgtaCCAAGGAATTCGCCTACCTTTGCAACCTGAAACACCACCAGGAAGAGCTGCATCAGGGCCATCAGTGCAcccacacagaggaagagaagggcaaGCTACGACCCCAGAATTACAACAGTTCAGTGAAGGTCAATCCAGAGACTATACCGCTCAAACCCCCAACAGAATCCGATCGAATTGTAACAAAAGACGAGGAAGAACTGGACGAGGCCTCCGAGGAATTATTCACAACTATAAAGATTATGGCTTCTGACGGACTAAAGGTCAAAGGTCCAGATGTACGCCTTGGTATCAACCAGCATTACCCCAGCTATAAACCTCCGCCTTTTCCCTACCACAATCGCTCACCGGCTGGCTCGATGGCGTCAGCCACCAACTTCACCACCCACAATATCCCTCAGACCTTCAGCACTGCAATCCGATGCACCAAGTGTGGCAAAAGCTTTGATAACATGCCAGAGCTTCACAAACACATCCTTTCCTGCGCCAACGCCAGTGACAAAAGACGTTACACGCCCAAAAAGAATCCTATCCCTCTCCGACACTTTGCAAAAGCCCAAAATGGAGTGTTGTCTTCTACTAACGCTACAAACGGACAGAATGCCCCTCAGATGGCGAGTCAAACCAACAGGCCCAAATCAAATCAAGAAGCCCCTCCCAAACAGAAGCTAAGTGCACTCAACAAAAGGAAAAAACAGTTGGTGCAAAGAGCCATCACGCGGAGGAGTAAGTCAGACGTTTCGTCTAATAAAGTTTCCTCCGTTcaagtggaggaggagcaggagatctTTGCCTGTCCGCACTGCAGTAGGGAGTTCACGTACCGCCGGAGCCGAACTAAGCACATGGCAGTGTGCCCCATGAAACCCAAAGAGGCGAAGAAGAGAAAAGACGGAGGCGTCTCTTTCACGAAAGAAAACAACGGGCACCTTCGACGAGGAGCAGCtaaggaagaagaggaaaagcAAGCACCCCAACAAAATACCAGAGCCCACAGTTCCAACCTGGCCAAGAGGGCGGCCATCGCACCTGAACAAGCGGTTCTAGCAAACAAAAAAAGTAGAACCATATCAAAGGGAAGCATCCAACCACAGCAAGAGGCCCCTAAGCTCACGGCTCTGTCCGTAGTGCGGCCGGTCAACTCTCAAAGCCAAGACAGTAGGGAACAGCAAGGTGTCAAAGACGTCCCTAACAGCGTTACCGTAAACACCAAACCGGCTCCTGCGCAGACTAGGCAGGAGGTATccccacaggcagacacaccagGTACTGAGGGAGTGTCTACCCAAGAGAAGGTTGGCAGTGAATGA